CAGGTCAAAAACAAATTTGGCTTAAAAACCTTGTTGGAGAAAAAATAGCTAAAGGGTATTTACAAGGTTCCATGTATGCCAAGTTTAAAGACTTATCTACAGGCAGACTTTTAGATTTAGTAGCTCCAGCTATGGCTATTGGACAAACTTTTGGTCGTTTAGGAGATGTTATTAATGGAGAACATATAAGTAGACAAACTGATTTAGCTTGGGGAGTAATATACTCGCATCCAGATAGTGGGTCTTTTACATTTCATGGACTTAATCCAAGTCATCCAGTAATAATATACGAAATGATATTAACTACAGTTGCTTTTATTGTTCTCTGGAACCTTCGTGGTCGCTTAGGCCCTCCAGGTATGATTTTTATTTCATACGCAATAATATATTCAATAGGTCGTTTTTTTATACAATTTATGAGACTAGATTCGGTATGGTTCGCTGGACTGCAGGAAGCCCATTTAATTTCCTTATTGGTATTGACAATATGTGTGCCTATATTAGCTTTGAGAGCTACTTGGACTAGCAGGTCTAACTAATTTTACTATGTCTTATATCTTGAATATTTAGATTCATACCTATATTCATGTTGCCCCCTCGTAAGGAAAATGAATATACAATATCTACTTTATCCCCTACCTCATAAGGTACCATCATATTATTAGATGCAAATGTATCCCATATAAAGTTATTTGATTTCAGTTGTATTAATGCCGCTCGGTTTCGTGACCCATATAGACGTTTCTTTTGAATAGTTAGATTGTTGCTCATAAATATAGGTTCAGGATTTTTTTCCCCAAAGGGACGTAACATGCCAATAATCTTTAATATTTCCTTGGGTAAGTCATCTAATTCTAATTTACAATCAATTTTAAGAGAATTATTTGTATCCTGAATATTATTTTCAATAGCATAATTACGACTTAATTCTCGTATTGTTTTTTTAAATAAGGAAATTTTTGAATTTTCGATTGTAAATCCTGCAGCTTGAGCATGACCACCGAATTTTTCAAATCCTCCTATTAACCCACCAGTTTTCTCAATAATATTTCCTACATCAAAGTTTTCTATACTCCTTGCACTACCTAGGCTATATTCTTCACCTTCACTGATCACGATTGCGGGTTTATTAAACCGTCCAGCAATTCTATTTGCTAAAAGTCCAATTATTCCCCAGTGAAAACTTTTATCCTGTGCAATATATATTGGTCCTGGTTCTAAGGAGCTCAGGGCTGTTTTAAATCCTTTTTGTGTTTCTTCTCGACGTAGAATATTATATTCTTCTATTTGTTTTGCTTTTTCTACGGCATCAGGATATTCATTGGTTGTAAGAATATCATAACTTAATTTTGGATCACCCATTCTACCGGTTGAGTTTAGGCGAGGAATAATATTCCAGGATAAATCTTTAACATTTAAGTAGGTATTTTTTTTTCCGGAAGCAATAGATAGCGCTTTAATACCCATTAATGGTTTTTGCCCTATAGATTTAAGTCCTTTATTTACTATACCTCTATTTTCACCTGTCAATGCTCCTATATCAGCTATAGTTCCCAAAGTTGCAAGAGAGTAAAGATCATCTAAAATACTTTTATCTAAGTCAAGTTTTTCTATAATTGATTCAGCAAGTTTTAATGCTAAGCCCGCACCAGTTAATCCCATAAAAGGGTATATTGAATCAGGTAATTGAGGATTAATTATAGCAGTTGCTTCTGGTAAAGCATCAAATGTTAAATGATGGTCTGTAACAATTACAGAAACACCTAGTTCGTTTGCATAATTAATTTCTTCTATTGCTGTTGTTCCGGTATCTACTGTAATGATAAGGTCGACCGATAGATCTTTTAACATTTTAATTGCATCTCGATTTAAACCATGCCCTTCAGTAAATCTATTTGGTATGTGGGGAATTATTGTAACTCCAGCAGCTTTAAAGGTTCTTCCTAAAATAGCTGTAGCACTTATTCCATCAACATCAAAATCACCAAACACACATATTTTTTTGTTGTCTCGAATTGCATTTGCTATATGATCTGTTGCTTTAGCTATATTTGGAAGGATTGAATGATTATTAATAGATTTGGTAGGAT
This genomic window from SAR202 cluster bacterium contains:
- a CDS encoding prolipoprotein diacylglyceryl transferase, translating into GQKQIWLKNLVGEKIAKGYLQGSMYAKFKDLSTGRLLDLVAPAMAIGQTFGRLGDVINGEHISRQTDLAWGVIYSHPDSGSFTFHGLNPSHPVIIYEMILTTVAFIVLWNLRGRLGPPGMIFISYAIIYSIGRFFIQFMRLDSVWFAGLQEAHLISLLVLTICVPILALRATWTSRSN
- the recJ gene encoding single-stranded-DNA-specific exonuclease RecJ, encoding MSNNLETSKYAWEIHNIISDEALLTTEAYPKLLQQLLYNRDIRTEDEIKSFLDPTKSINNHSILPNIAKATDHIANAIRDNKKICVFGDFDVDGISATAILGRTFKAAGVTIIPHIPNRFTEGHGLNRDAIKMLKDLSVDLIITVDTGTTAIEEINYANELGVSVIVTDHHLTFDALPEATAIINPQLPDSIYPFMGLTGAGLALKLAESIIEKLDLDKSILDDLYSLATLGTIADIGALTGENRGIVNKGLKSIGQKPLMGIKALSIASGKKNTYLNVKDLSWNIIPRLNSTGRMGDPKLSYDILTTNEYPDAVEKAKQIEEYNILRREETQKGFKTALSSLEPGPIYIAQDKSFHWGIIGLLANRIAGRFNKPAIVISEGEEYSLGSARSIENFDVGNIIEKTGGLIGGFEKFGGHAQAAGFTIENSKISLFKKTIRELSRNYAIENNIQDTNNSLKIDCKLELDDLPKEILKIIGMLRPFGEKNPEPIFMSNNLTIQKKRLYGSRNRAALIQLKSNNFIWDTFASNNMMVPYEVGDKVDIVYSFSLRGGNMNIGMNLNIQDIRHSKIS